GGCGCCCATTCCATGGCGCAGATGGGCCAGGTGATGAAGGCGGCCACGGCAAAGGCCGCGGGGCGAGTCGACGGCAAGCGGCTCTCCGAGGCGGTTAAGGCCCACCTCTCTCAGTAGGGCGCTACTGGTTCAGGAGGGAATTGAAGGCGTTCCGGGCGTCGTTAAGCGTGCGTGAAAGCTCTTCGAGGTCCGGGCCCGGCGCCTGTGTCGGGGTGGGGGAGGGTGTCGTTGGTGTCGTGCTCCGCGTGCGCGCCGGGGAGCCGTCGGAGACGTTGAGCGTGACCAGGGATCCGCGGCCGACTCCGGAATCCGCCGCTTCTGCCGAGATGACGGTGTCTGCGGGGGTGCCGTTGCCGGAGACCGTGCGCGTGGTCACGGTGAAACCGGCCTGCTCCAGCTGCGTGCGCGCCGCGCTCTTGCTCAGGCCGACCACCTGGTCGATCGCCGCGCGGCGCGTTCCGCGGTTATATACTTGGTTGGAGCTGGGCAGACCCGCCTCACGGGCGCCCGGTGCACCGTTAGCCATCTGGAACCAGGAGCGTGCTGCCTCATCGCCGCCGTAGAGCGTGCCGGAGCTGCATTGGCGCACGGGGCTCGTGCACAGTGCTGTGGTTTGCGTTCCATCGTTGAAGATATAGGCCGCTCCCGCCACGCCCTGGGTGAATCCGAGGAAGGCGGAGGACTGGTGGGATTCCGTCGTTCCTGTTTTGGATGCAACCGGTGTCGTCCATCCGGCTGCGGTCGCGGCAGCCTTGGCAGTACCACTCTTGGCGTCTTCGGACATGCCCTGAGCCAGCGCGCCCGCGATGTCTGGGCTGACCGCCTGTTCACACGCCGGGCGGTCGATGTAGACCTCCTGCCCCAGTTTGTCCTTCACGCTGACGATCGGGTTGGGCTCACACCACCGGCCGCCGGAGGCGATCGTCGCCGCCACGTTGGAGAGCTCTAGCGCGTTGACCGCGGTCGGGCCGAGGGTGAACGAGCCCATGTTCTCCTCCTCGACGGCCTGACGCACGGAGCGGGTGCCGTCGTAGCTGCCCTCGTCGTCGTAGGAGCGTAGTCCGAGGCGGATCGCCATATCGACGGTCGGCGTCACGCCGACTTTCTGAATGAGCTGGATGAACGTCGTGTTGGGGGATTGCGCCAGGGCGTCGCGAAGGCTGAGCTGGGGCGCGTAGGTCCCCGCGTTTTCCACGCAGTACGCGCCCGCGGGGCAGTTCGCGGCCCCGCCGGCGCCCATCCCGTAAACCACCGCGCGTGTCGGGGTGTCCAGCATGGTGTCGAGGCCAAGGCCCTGCTCCAAGGCGACACCCGCCGTGAAAATCTTGAATACGGAACCGGCGCCGTTGCCTACCATCGACGAGCCCTGGGGCATCAGGGTCTGTGAGCTGTCGAGGTCCAAACCGTAGTAGCGCGAAGAGGCCATGGCGGCGATGTCATGGGAATCGCTTCCCGGCGTGATGACGTTGAGGACCTCGGCGACCCCGTCGGTCGTGGGGCTGACGTTGGAGCGCACCGCCTGGACCGTGCTGGCCTGAATGGCGGGGTCCAGAGTGGTGGTGATGGTGTAGGACCCCTTTTCCAGCTCCTCGATGGGCAAGCCCTTCTCCGCTAGGTAGTTCAGGGCGTAGTCGCAGAGGAAGCCGTTGTCTCCGGCGGCGATGCAGCCGTCGGCAAGACCCTGCGGCTCCGGCAAAATGCCGAGCGGGGAGGCGATGGCCGCGTCGGCCTCGGCTTGGCTGAGGTAGCCCTCGTTGGCCATGTTCGTCAGGACGGTGTTGCGTCGCTCGGTGGCGTCCTCGACGTTGGTGTAGGGGTTGAGGTATTCCACGGACTGGAGCAGGCCGATGAGCAGGGCCGCCTGGGCCGGGCCGAGGTTGCGGGCGGGGATGCCGAAGTATGTGAGCGCGGCTGCCTCGATGCCATAGGAGTGGTTGCCAAAGGAGACGAGGTTGAGGTACCGGGTGAGAATCTCGTCCTTGCTTAGCGTCTTGTTCAGGTCCGAGGCCATGCGCATTTCCCGCAGCTTGCGGGGGATGGATTGCTCCGTCGCTGCGCGGGCTTCGTCCTCCGTCTCCGCGTTGATCAGCCAGAGGTAGTTCTTTACGTACTGCTGGTTGATCGTCGACGCACCCTGCTCCACCGAGCCGGCGAGCACGTTGGTCACAATGGCGCGCGCGAAACCCTGCATGTCCACGCCGTCGTGGGCATAGAAGCGGCGGTCCTCTGTGGCCACGAGCGCGTCTTTGGCGTACTGCGAGATGTCCTCGCTGGCCACCTCGTAGCGGCGTTGGGAGTAGAGCCAGGCCATGGGCGTGCCGTTGACGTCGGTAATCGTGGTGACGCCGGGAACGCTTCCGCTGGTGAGATCGAGCAGGTTCGACTTCATCGTCTCGTCCGTGCGGGCGAGGGCGACCCCCCCGAGCCCGACGACGGGCGCGAGGCACAGGGCGACCGCAAGCGCTGCTGCAGGGATAGCAAGCACGAGCTTGAGGACAGAGGTGAAGGGGGACCTAGCGTCAGACACTCCCTTACCTTATGTGACGGCACTGGCGCGGGGGAATGCCCGTTCCCCCCTTTTTGTGTGACCCATTCGACATCCGGGGTGCGCTGTGAATACACTTACAAATCAATTCATTCCAGATGAGAGATTCCGCGTTTGCGCTGGACCTGGCCCCAACGAGACGGAGTTTCTCTGAGGATCCGGTATTCGGCTCACTTCGCAGCCTTGTTAAGGAGACCGTCGATGACGACAACGCTTTGGCCCCGCACCAGTGTCCGCGACCGTGGAGAATGGGTCACCATGGCGACGTGCCGCTCGGGGGACCCCGACGCGCTCTTCGTTCGTGGCGCCGAGCAGCGCAAGGCGGCTGCCATCTGCCGCCTCTGCCCGGTCATGATGGAGTGCCGGGCCGATGCCTTAGATAATCGGGTTGAGTTCGGTGTGTGGGGTGGGTTGACCGAGCGCCAGCGCCGCGCGGTGTTAAGGAAGAATCCCCACGTCACGGATTGGGCCGCCCACCTTGCCTCTGGCGCAGACATCGACGGCCTCTAACCCCGTCCGGCCCCGGTAGGATGAGTCCATGACTAAATGGGAATACGCCACAGTGCCGCTGCTCACTCACGCCACCAAGCAGATCCTGGACACGTGGGGGG
The nucleotide sequence above comes from Corynebacterium capitovis DSM 44611. Encoded proteins:
- a CDS encoding WhiB family transcriptional regulator, with translation MTTTLWPRTSVRDRGEWVTMATCRSGDPDALFVRGAEQRKAAAICRLCPVMMECRADALDNRVEFGVWGGLTERQRRAVLRKNPHVTDWAAHLASGADIDGL
- a CDS encoding penicillin-binding protein, with amino-acid sequence MSDARSPFTSVLKLVLAIPAAALAVALCLAPVVGLGGVALARTDETMKSNLLDLTSGSVPGVTTITDVNGTPMAWLYSQRRYEVASEDISQYAKDALVATEDRRFYAHDGVDMQGFARAIVTNVLAGSVEQGASTINQQYVKNYLWLINAETEDEARAATEQSIPRKLREMRMASDLNKTLSKDEILTRYLNLVSFGNHSYGIEAAALTYFGIPARNLGPAQAALLIGLLQSVEYLNPYTNVEDATERRNTVLTNMANEGYLSQAEADAAIASPLGILPEPQGLADGCIAAGDNGFLCDYALNYLAEKGLPIEELEKGSYTITTTLDPAIQASTVQAVRSNVSPTTDGVAEVLNVITPGSDSHDIAAMASSRYYGLDLDSSQTLMPQGSSMVGNGAGSVFKIFTAGVALEQGLGLDTMLDTPTRAVVYGMGAGGAANCPAGAYCVENAGTYAPQLSLRDALAQSPNTTFIQLIQKVGVTPTVDMAIRLGLRSYDDEGSYDGTRSVRQAVEEENMGSFTLGPTAVNALELSNVAATIASGGRWCEPNPIVSVKDKLGQEVYIDRPACEQAVSPDIAGALAQGMSEDAKSGTAKAAATAAGWTTPVASKTGTTESHQSSAFLGFTQGVAGAAYIFNDGTQTTALCTSPVRQCSSGTLYGGDEAARSWFQMANGAPGAREAGLPSSNQVYNRGTRRAAIDQVVGLSKSAARTQLEQAGFTVTTRTVSGNGTPADTVISAEAADSGVGRGSLVTLNVSDGSPARTRSTTPTTPSPTPTQAPGPDLEELSRTLNDARNAFNSLLNQ